The Onthophagus taurus isolate NC chromosome 2, IU_Otau_3.0, whole genome shotgun sequence genome includes a window with the following:
- the LOC111423616 gene encoding uncharacterized protein isoform X1 produces MSGPRCLPKVYSGLSPRRAYAFLFFIWMASIYSNGLVNGMRITSLSAPKIADLRDNLILECKFDTGGEQLFAVKWYKDEQEFFRYKPLGSPSEMSFPVAGVHLRGASSNCSRTQCRVVLDHLSRDHSGGTYRCEVSGEAPAFRIASESHNVTAAALPIEDLTIENLQSNYQEGEVITADCISAPSDPAPLLSWYMNGYQALRKYVGEMNSSKPDPQGLIFRSLTIKFVADKKLFPNEGRMELSCRSTLPGISIDAQVIEKVILLKSHNSQTAIKNQKLHWLSSSSNPSRISIPLYTLIITMIVLSTFIRENLLLR; encoded by the exons ATGAGTGGCCCCCGGTGTTTACCGAAAGTATACTCTGGGCTGAGCCCTCGAAGAGCCTATGCCTTCCTGTTCTTCATTTGGATGGCGTCCATCTACAGTAACGGCTTAG TAAATGGTATGAGAATAACCAGCTTATCAGCACCGAAAATCGCGGATCTCAGAGACAATTTAATTCTCGAATGTAAATTCGATACCGGAGGCGAACAATTATTCGCTGTTAAATGGTACAAGGATGAACAAGAATTTTTCAG GTATAAACCATTAGGAAGCCCCTCAGAGATGTCGTTTCCAGTAGCGGGCGTTCATTTACGAGGAGCATCGTCGAATTGCAGCCGGACGCAATGCAGAGTGGTGCTCGATCATCTAAGCAGAGACCACAGTGGCGGAACGTACCGATGCGAAGTATCCGGAGAAGCACCCGCTTTTCGCATCGCTTCCGAAAGCCACAACGTTACGGCCGCAG CTTTACCAATCGAAGATTTAACCATTGAAAATCTTCAAAGTAATTATCAAGAAGGTGAAGTTATAACAGCGGATTGTATCAGCGCCCCTTCTGATCCAGCTCCGTTACTTTCTTGGTACATGAATGGGTATCAG GCATTAAGAAAATACGTTGGAGAAATGAACAGTTCAAAACCAGATCCTCAAGGACTCATCTTTCgatcattaacaataaaatttgtggCGGATAAAAAGCTGTTTCCAAACGAAGGTCGAATGGAGTTATCCTGCAGGTCAACATTACCAGGTATATCTATTGACGCGCAAGTAATCGAAAAGGTAATTTTGCTCAAGAGCCACAACTCACAAACGGCAATCAAAAATCAAAAGCTTCACTGGTTGAGTAGTTCCAGCAACCCATCGAGAATATCGATTCCTTTGTACACTTTAATCATTACAATGATCGTTCTTTCAACGTTTATTCGTGAAAATTTACTGCTTAGATAA
- the LOC111423616 gene encoding uncharacterized protein isoform X3, which yields MRITSLSAPKIADLRDNLILECKFDTGGEQLFAVKWYKDEQEFFRYKPLGSPSEMSFPVAGVHLRGASSNCSRTQCRVVLDHLSRDHSGGTYRCEVSGEAPAFRIASESHNVTAAALPIEDLTIENLQSNYQEGEVITADCISAPSDPAPLLSWYMNGYQALRKYVGEMNSSKPDPQGLIFRSLTIKFVADKKLFPNEGRMELSCRSTLPGISIDAQVIEKVILLKSHNSQTAIKNQKLHWLSSSSNPSRISIPLYTLIITMIVLSTFIRENLLLR from the exons ATGAGAATAACCAGCTTATCAGCACCGAAAATCGCGGATCTCAGAGACAATTTAATTCTCGAATGTAAATTCGATACCGGAGGCGAACAATTATTCGCTGTTAAATGGTACAAGGATGAACAAGAATTTTTCAG GTATAAACCATTAGGAAGCCCCTCAGAGATGTCGTTTCCAGTAGCGGGCGTTCATTTACGAGGAGCATCGTCGAATTGCAGCCGGACGCAATGCAGAGTGGTGCTCGATCATCTAAGCAGAGACCACAGTGGCGGAACGTACCGATGCGAAGTATCCGGAGAAGCACCCGCTTTTCGCATCGCTTCCGAAAGCCACAACGTTACGGCCGCAG CTTTACCAATCGAAGATTTAACCATTGAAAATCTTCAAAGTAATTATCAAGAAGGTGAAGTTATAACAGCGGATTGTATCAGCGCCCCTTCTGATCCAGCTCCGTTACTTTCTTGGTACATGAATGGGTATCAG GCATTAAGAAAATACGTTGGAGAAATGAACAGTTCAAAACCAGATCCTCAAGGACTCATCTTTCgatcattaacaataaaatttgtggCGGATAAAAAGCTGTTTCCAAACGAAGGTCGAATGGAGTTATCCTGCAGGTCAACATTACCAGGTATATCTATTGACGCGCAAGTAATCGAAAAGGTAATTTTGCTCAAGAGCCACAACTCACAAACGGCAATCAAAAATCAAAAGCTTCACTGGTTGAGTAGTTCCAGCAACCCATCGAGAATATCGATTCCTTTGTACACTTTAATCATTACAATGATCGTTCTTTCAACGTTTATTCGTGAAAATTTACTGCTTAGATAA
- the LOC111423616 gene encoding uncharacterized protein isoform X2, with product MPPPVKRTNERQRASQRRYSCARRVNGMRITSLSAPKIADLRDNLILECKFDTGGEQLFAVKWYKDEQEFFRYKPLGSPSEMSFPVAGVHLRGASSNCSRTQCRVVLDHLSRDHSGGTYRCEVSGEAPAFRIASESHNVTAAALPIEDLTIENLQSNYQEGEVITADCISAPSDPAPLLSWYMNGYQALRKYVGEMNSSKPDPQGLIFRSLTIKFVADKKLFPNEGRMELSCRSTLPGISIDAQVIEKVILLKSHNSQTAIKNQKLHWLSSSSNPSRISIPLYTLIITMIVLSTFIRENLLLR from the exons ATGCCACCTCCTGTGAAACGAACGAATGAACGGCAGCGCGCGTCCCAGAGACGATATTCATGTGCGCGCCGAG TAAATGGTATGAGAATAACCAGCTTATCAGCACCGAAAATCGCGGATCTCAGAGACAATTTAATTCTCGAATGTAAATTCGATACCGGAGGCGAACAATTATTCGCTGTTAAATGGTACAAGGATGAACAAGAATTTTTCAG GTATAAACCATTAGGAAGCCCCTCAGAGATGTCGTTTCCAGTAGCGGGCGTTCATTTACGAGGAGCATCGTCGAATTGCAGCCGGACGCAATGCAGAGTGGTGCTCGATCATCTAAGCAGAGACCACAGTGGCGGAACGTACCGATGCGAAGTATCCGGAGAAGCACCCGCTTTTCGCATCGCTTCCGAAAGCCACAACGTTACGGCCGCAG CTTTACCAATCGAAGATTTAACCATTGAAAATCTTCAAAGTAATTATCAAGAAGGTGAAGTTATAACAGCGGATTGTATCAGCGCCCCTTCTGATCCAGCTCCGTTACTTTCTTGGTACATGAATGGGTATCAG GCATTAAGAAAATACGTTGGAGAAATGAACAGTTCAAAACCAGATCCTCAAGGACTCATCTTTCgatcattaacaataaaatttgtggCGGATAAAAAGCTGTTTCCAAACGAAGGTCGAATGGAGTTATCCTGCAGGTCAACATTACCAGGTATATCTATTGACGCGCAAGTAATCGAAAAGGTAATTTTGCTCAAGAGCCACAACTCACAAACGGCAATCAAAAATCAAAAGCTTCACTGGTTGAGTAGTTCCAGCAACCCATCGAGAATATCGATTCCTTTGTACACTTTAATCATTACAATGATCGTTCTTTCAACGTTTATTCGTGAAAATTTACTGCTTAGATAA